Genomic window (Vampirovibrionales bacterium):
GCTATTATCCGGTCAGACGTACCGCAATTATTATTTCCCGAACGCGTAAAATTAGACGGCTTCAAGGTTTTGGCGCCCGTTTGGCAACGTTTTAAGGCGCGTTTAGGATTGAAATCCCGCGAGCGTCGCGTTTAATTCGGACATGGCGCGATCAAACTCATCGCGGTTGGGGGCCTTGCCATGCCAGCCGGCGGCGTTTTCCATAAACGACACGCCTTTTCCCTTGACGCAGCGCGCAATAATGACTGTCGGCCGGTCAGACGCGTCCGCCAGTCGGTCGGCTTCGGCCAGCGCGCGGCGCAGATCCTCGAAATCGTGCCCGTCGGCCTCCAGCGTCTGCCAGCCAAACGCGCTGAATTTAGGGGCCAGTTCGCCGAGCGCTTTCACGTTTTCGGTAGCGCCATCGATTTGCAGGCCATTGCGATCGACAATCGCCGTCAGCCGATTGACTTTGTGATGGGCGGCGCTCATGACGGCCTCCCATACGTTGCCTTCCTGACACTCGCCATCGCCTAACAGGGCGTAGACGCGGGACGATCGGCCATCCAGACGATGCCCCAGCGCCATGCCGACGGCGCAGGAGAGTCCTTGTCCCAGCGATCCGGTCGAAACATCAACGCCTGCGACATAACGAGACGCCGGATGTCCTTGCAGATTGGAATGAATCCGGCGCAATGTGGGTTGTTCCGCCCACGGAATATACCCCGCTTCCATTAGAACGGCGTACAATGCAGGCGCGCCGTGTCCTTTCGAGAGGACAAAACGGTCCCGGTCCGGCCAGTCAGGTTGGGCAGGGTCATGGCGCATGTGATCGAGCCACAGGGCCAGCAAAATCTCAAGACACGAAAACGACGTGCCGGGATGCCCGGATTGCGCCTCGAAGATCATCGACAGCGCGACGGGACGGAGTTTGGCGGCAATCTCCCGCAGTTGCGGGACGCTCAGGCGGGAAGAGGGTGGGTGGAGGGACATGGGCGGGCGTAGGGGGCGTATTCTAACCAGAAGACAAGCGTGTTAAAGCGTGAGACAGGTCTGGAGAAGCGCGCTGCCTGTAAAATGCGCTCATCGCGCAGTTGGCAAGGCGTCTGACAAGGCGTCACGACGGGCGTGACGCGGGTGCGTCGCAAGACCCCCTGTAGCATAGCACTTTCAGGGCGAAAAGCGGTAACGTTTTGTAAGTGCGCTGCAAACGCCACGGTTCGCTGGCAATGCGATAGGCCCATTCCAGATTCAGGCGCCGTAAGACAGCCGGGGCGCGGCGTTTCAGTCCGCTCCACACGTCCAGACTGCCGCCGACGCCTAACAGCGCCGTATTCGGGGTAAAGCGTCCCGCATGGCGTCGGATCCACTTCTCCTGTCGCGGGGCCCCCAGCGCCACGAATACCGCTTTGGGCCGCGCATCGGCGCACGCTTGGGCGCAGGCGGCTTCTTCCTCATCTGTGGAGAAAAATCCGTGATGGGCGTAAGCGACCGCCAGACCCGGATACCGCGTCGACAGCGCCGCGATGGCCGCATCCAGCGTCGCCGCTTGCGCTCCGATGAACGCGACGGGCCAGCCCCGTTGCGCAGCGCGCGCAAGCAGGGCTTCCGCCAGTTCGATGCCCGGCAGGCGCTGAACCGCGATCCCCTGTCGGCGAAGCGCCCACACAACGCCCGCGCCGTCTGGGATGCTCAGACCAGCAGTTTTCAGGATATCATCCAGCTCAGGATCTTGCTGGGCTTGCATGATCATCTCGGGGTTGAGCGTGACCACGTGCAGGGGCGTCGTGCGGCCCGGATCTCCAAGATAGGCCTCTTGGGCAGGCGCGTTCTGGACAGCCGTCTGCTCAAGAGCTGTTTCTATCAGGCGCAAAGCCCTGTCGGCGTCAACGCAGCGGACCGGGATCCCCAACACATCAGCCGTTCGGGGCGAATCTTCAAGCGCGAAATTGGCGTGGGTCTGCACAGCGAGGGCCTCCGACGGGGCGCGATCGCCCTAACCCTTGCCAGCATACCGCAAAGAGAGGGCGTAACGAAAATGGCAACAAATCGGGTTGAGAGGCGTTAGTGTCGTTATCCCGATGGGTTTCCCCCTGTTCCCTGTTGCTTCGCCCTTCTTCTGCTTAGGATATCGTTTTATGTCAGTGGCTTTGTCTTCCCTCCGTTTTGGCGCTCAACCGCAGGCGTTTCCCGCTACTCGCGACTCAGGCGCCAGATCCGGCGACAGTTTTGGCGGCATTACGGCCCCCCGCGCGCTGCTTGCGCCCCGATTCGGCCAGGACCGCGATCCGTTGGCGGCGCTGCCGGAATCCCGGAATTTCCGCCGCTCGAACCCTCTGGACCAGCTCGCCAAGCTGGAACTCATCTTTAAAATGCTGATCAGCCTGCTGGAGCGCTGCGAGAAGCGTATTCCCATCGCGGCCCCCATTCTCTCTCAAGCGCATAACCTGCTGGATCTGGGCATGGGGACGGTTCAGAATCTTCGCAATCTCGTCGGGCGCGATGCTTTGACAGGCGTTCCCAATCGCCAGTCTTACGACGACGCCTTGAAGCAGCGCTCAGACGAGGCAAAGGCTCGCCAAGGCGACTTTACGACGCTGATGCTCGACATCGACCACTTTAAAAAGGTCAATGACACGCTGGGTCATGAGGGCGGCGATCGGGTGTTGCGGCAGGTGGCCGAATCCGTTCAGCGCTATCTGGAAAACCAGAAGGGCGACCCGCAGGTGTTTCGTTACGGCGGCGAGGAGTTCGCCATTCTGGCCTCGGGCTTGACGCGCGACGAAAGTCAGGCGCTGGCGCAAGGCGTGTGTAACGCGGTTCGCGCCATCGATTGGGAGGGCGAGCGCCGGTCGGACTACAAGCTGAACGAGGCGGGGCTTGATTATATTCGCAATCAACGCGATCACGGCGCGATGACGGTTAGCGTGGGCGCCTGTCATGCCCAATTCTCAAATCCTGACGATATTCAGACGTTTGAAAAGCCTGAAGTGCTTACCAAAGCGGCTGATAGTCGCCTGTACTTCGCCAAGAAAAGCGGTCGAAATCGCGCCTGCCTGTAAGCGACGTCTCTAATCAGGGACGCGGCGCAGCCGTCTGGGTCTTCAGGGGCAAGAAATCCAGCGCGGCCAGCGTGTCATGAAACGCCTGCTGATTGTATTCCGGCTCGTTGGCGTAGAGCGTCAACAGCTTGCGGTAAGCGCGCTCTATCTGGCGATGCGCCTGCTGAATCTCGGGCTGATTCATATTCACGCGCAAATCCGCATCAGTCGCGCGCTGCCAGGAGGCAATCGTCTGGCGATGGGCGAACAGCGCGCCCTGTAATGCGCGATGCACGCCGGATAGCTTACGTGGCGGCGTCAGGGCGTTTAGCTGATCTTCAACCCCTTTGAGGGCCTGCTCTGAGGTAATGGGATCGGCTCCTCGCCGCGCGCCGGACTGAAGCCAGCGCATGGCATCCGTGCGAATGGCGGTGGCGACGTCCGTCAACTCGAACACGGTCGTGAGATACGTTTGCTCCGCTCCTCGAATCCGAGAAATGCCCGCGTTATAAGGGGTCTGGCGTTGGGGAATCGTTCGATAGGCCTCTTGTATGGACATGGTGGGCATGGCCGCCGTGAGCGCCAATGCCAGCGTGAGCGGCGCGACGCGCCAGAATCCGGAAGGAAGCATTACAAAGCCCTCGTGCTGATATTTCTTCCCTCAAAACAGGGACTCTCCTACAGAATGGCCCGTATAATACCACGGACCGAACGCGCGGACGCCGCCTGCCTCCGCCTGCCTCCGCCTTGTCACTCCCTTGCCGTCGTCGTGGGGCGCGGGTAGAATAGAGCGCCGTCGCCCTTGACGCTGCGGCGAGAGTTGATGATAAAGGACAATCCGGCGATGCGCTGGCTGTTGTGGATGTTCTGCCTGGGATTGCTGGCTGTCGCCATTGGGTGTCTCTGGCTGAGCCCGCGTTATTGGCCTTTCGAGATGCTATCGGCCTTCTGGCCGCAATATTTGGCGGCCTTTTTTGCGCTTGGCCTTGCTGCGGCGTTTTCGTGGCGTCCGGCGCTGGCGTTGTTCGCTTTGGCGGGCGTCGCGCTGGCGGGTGTGGCCTTAAAAAGCCTGCTGGCGCCAGCCCCTGCGCCGCCATTGTCGACTCATGCCGCTTCGTTTACGATGATGCAGGCAAATCTTCACGATGAAAACATTGACCACCAGCGGTTTTTCAAATTCGTGGGGTCGAATCATCCAGATATTCTGGCGCTTCAGGAGGTGACGCCTCACTGGATGCGCGCTATCCGTGCGAATGAAAACCTGATGACCCGCTATCCCTATCGCCTGATTGGCAATGGCGGCGATACGACGCTTTTGAGTCGGTTCCCACTGGCGCATGCGCGTCGCGAGTTCATTCCGCCTTATGATTCCTATCTGAGCGCGCAGGTGCGCCTTGAAAACCGCGTGGTTCAGGTGTTTGTCATTCACCCGGAGCATCCCACCAGCGGCTCGTCGGCGCGTCGTCAGCGGGGCGTTTTCGATGCGCTGATAGCCAAAGGCCGCCAGACGCCGAATCCGTTTCTGATTGTCGGTGATTTTAACGCCACACCCTGGTCTTATCAGTTCAATCGCCTGAAAAGCTCGCTGTCTCTGACAGATACCGCGCAACAGGGTTTGGGATTCCCGCCCTCGTGGCCGGTAGGGTGGGGTCCGCTGATGATCCCGATTGATCACTGTCTGGTCAGTCCCGGCTTGCGGGTGACGCAGCGTACCGTCGGCCCCGCCCTCGGCTCCGATCACCTCCCCGCCCGCATGACCCTTGCGCTGGAATAGCGTCTGCCCGGGCCGACTTACCCGCTCTTGATGCGCCCATCGGCTGATTCCGCTGAGCGCTTCCCCCTAAAGGCAGGCGCGTTGTCCCTGTTCCCCATTTGTCATGGCTGGAGTCGCCTTGTGGGCGCTCGTTGCACAAGTCAACGGACAACTTTTATTTTCAGGAGCGTTTATCATACAGTCACTTTTCTATAGTCACTTTTTTGGCCGATTGTTTGAACTTCCATGATGAGATGAGTATCGATGCCCTTGCTTTCCTTCAATCAGCCTGCTGAATATTCGTATCGTCCTATTGCTCAACCTCCGGTTTTCAGGGCATTTCAACATAATTCTTCTGTAACCCCTTCCTTTTCACAAGATGTTTTTCAGAAAGAAGAAAAATTTCTGACAGATAATAATCCTTTGCGTATGGGCTTGACACGTTACCTGGGATATACGAACGAGTTTGGCGTTGCCCTGGAGCCTTTGATTGGCGAGGCCCTCAAAAACCTCACGTTTAAAGTGGTTGAACTCTATGCTTTAACCGACGCATTTTTAACAGGTTTCAGAGCTTATAATAAAGCGATTAAATCTGGTATGTCGCAAAAAGACGCGACTTTTGACGGATTGGTCATGGGTGGAGAGGCCGGTATTTTTCAAGGAATCGCCAGTTATTTTGTTCCGGCTTTGATAGTCGATTTTGTAAAGCGTCAGACGGAAAATATTTTAAAACCGACTGGTCTTTTAAATGCCACTGCTAAAAATTGGCCCCGGATTGCCAAAGCGTTACCGATGGCGACCGGTATTGCCGTTATCCCTCTTATCGTCTCTCCAATTGATAAAATGGCTGAATGGATTATTGAAAAAATTTATCATCCATTTGTAAATTCTTTTGTGCGTCCTCGTGTATAACCATATTTTGCAAGTCAGAACCTATCCACTTCTATCACTTCATTTTAAATCTACTTGATAAAGGCCGGAGGCTTTCCCCCTTGCGTCCAGCGTAACAAACGCATGCCTGCGGCCCGAAATCCCTTCCCCTTGCTGGGATTCTGGCGGAGCGGGAGAGATTCGAACTCTCGGTTCGGTTTTGCCGAACACAGTCTTTCCAGGACTGCACCTTAAACCACTCGGACACCGCTCCGCAGGGCAATCCTCCCCATTGTACCGGCGCGGCCCGCGAAGTCAACGGCCGTTCTGCGGACCGGTTTTCGGCGCGGCGGGTTTCGGGTATAGTCGCTGCCAGCCCGCCTGAGCCGGAGAGACGCCCATGACCGCCTCGACGTTCGATTCCCGCGCAGACCGTGAGCGCCTGGACGCCTTGCGCCAGACGCTCGATCGCCATAACTATCTCTACTATGTTCTGGACAAGTCCGAGCTGCCGGATGCCGACTATGACGCCCTGTATCGAGAGTTGTTGGCGCTTGAAGCCCGCCATCCTGACTGGGTGACCTTTGACAGTCCCAGCCAGCGCGTGGGCGCGGCGCCGGCGGCGGGGTTTCAGACGATTCGTCATCCGCAGCGGCTTTACAGTCTCGATAACGTCTTTAACCCCGCAGAGCTGCGCGCCTGGCAAGAGCGGCTGGCGAAACAGGCCGACATCGACTCGCAACGCTTGCGATACGTCGCTGAACTCAAGATAGACGGGCTGGCGATCTCGCTGGTCTACGAGAATGGCGCGCTGCGCTATGGGGCGACGCGCGGCGACGGGCTCGAAGGCGAAGACATCACGGCTTCGCTGAAAACCATTCGCAGTATTCCCCTGCGTGCGCCTGTGACGGGGATGCTCGATGCGCCTTTTGAGCTCCCGGAACGCTTTGAGATTCGAGGCGAAGCGTTTATGCCCACGCAAAGCTTTATTCGCCTGAACGAAGAACAGCGAGCCAAGGGGCAGAAGGAATTCGCGAATCCGCGCAATGCCGCCGCCGGGTCTCTCCGGCAACTGGACCCTCAGATTGCCGCCTCGCGTCAGTTGGACGCCTTCTTCTATGGCGTGACGCCTCTCAGCGGCGAAACCGGCGCGAGTACCCAATGGGAAAGACTGGCGTGGCTGCGGGCGATGGGTTTTAAGACCAGTCCGGCGTGCGCCGCCTGCAACTCGATTGAAGCTGTTCAGGACTTTATCGCCCACTGGGAAGGGAGACGAGCAGAACTCTCCTTTGCAACCGATGGCGCTGTGGTCAAAGTAGACGATCTTGCCCTGCAAGACGCCCTCGGTTACACGGCCAAAAGTCCGCGCTGGGCGGTGGCATGGAAATATCCGCCAGAGATTCGCCAGACCCGCGTCGAGGCCATCGAGTTGAGCGTGGGGCGCACGGGGGTCATTACGCCGGTGGCCATTATGAGCCCGGTCTTCATCTCGGGATCGCTGGTGCAGCGGGCGAGTCTGCACAACTTTGACGAGCTGGCCGCCCGCGATGTGCGCGTGGGCGATGTCGTGCGCCTGCAAAAGGCCGCGGAAATCATCCCCGAAATACTGGACGTGGTCTTGGGCGAACGGCCCGATCCGCCGCCGGCGCCTGTTTCGCCGCCGACTCAGTGCCCTGCATGTCAAACCCCGGTGGTACGTCGAGAGGGCGAGATTGCCTTGAGATGTCCCAATCGCTCGGAATGTCCGGCGCAACTGGCTAATCGACTGGAACACTGGGCATCTCGCGCCGCCATGAATATCGATGGCCTTGGCCCAGCCCTGATTGAGCAGCTTCTGAATGCAGAACTGGCTTCGAGTCCGGCTGATCTGTATCAGCTCACCCCGGAATCCCTTATGACGCTGGACCGCATGGCTGCAAAATCGGCGCAGAACGTTTATGAGGCTATTCAGGCCAGTCGTCAGCGTCCCTTGGCGAGCGTCCTGTTTGGCCTGGGGATTCGCCACGTCGGTAAGGAGACGGCTCTGGCGCTGGCGCAGCGATTCCACAGCGTGGACGCACTGATGGAAGCCTCGATCGAGGATCTGGCGGCGGTCGACGGCGTCGGCGCGCTGGTGGCCGAGAGCGTCGCCCTGTTTTTCGCCGATGCTGACAACCGCATCCTGATTGACGCCTTGCGGGCGCGCGGCGTTCGGCTGGCAGAGTCGCCTTCGCAGGCGGACGCGGCTCTTTCGGATGCGCTGGCGGGCAAGACGCTTGTCCTGACCGGAACCCTGCCGACGCTGAAGCGCGCAGAGGCGGAAACCCTGATTCGACGTCATGGGGGAAAGTTGTCCTCCTCGGTGAGTAAAAAGACGGATTTCGTGCTGGCGGGCGAATCGCCGGGGTCGAAGTACGATAAGGCGCTGGCGCTGGGCGTTGCCGTTCTGGACGAGGCGGCATTCCTCTCGCTGTTAGCTTCTGCCGCTCCTGACGAGAGAGGGAGCTGACAAATCCGGGCAAAAGCGCTATAATCGCTCTCGAATCTATAAGGAGAGTTTCCGCCAACATTTAGGGTTTGGATGGAGTTCTGGATAACCAGCGCGTTGTCGCGCGCTTTTGGGCGGAACGGAGAGTCATCTCTATTTAAAAAGGGTTTTGGTCGTATGCATATCTTTGAAATCAAGGGTGTTTCGGGTCTGATTGCTTTTTTGGCCGCCGTGGCCGGTTTGCTGGCGCTGGCCATTGGGATTCCTGCCCTGTTTATGATGGTCGTCTGGAATGCGCTGGTGTTTGAGGCCTTTCATGGTCCTCAAATCGGTTGGGCGCAAGGCGTCTTGTTGTGGCTGGCCGCCCTGATTCTGCTCAAACTGGCCCTGAAGCCCCATGTGTCTTTCGAGTTCAGCAAGATGGCGCAGGAATCCTCTGAGGTGAAAAAGCGGCTCGACCCCTGATGAAGCCGCGTTTCCTTCTGCCGGACGATGGCGCTGGGCGCGCGTCGGGCGCTATAGTGACAGTGACGCGGGGAGCATGGCCTTAGAGCTGACCTCAGGCTGACCGCGCAAGCTGACCTGAAGGAGATCGCGCTGTCATGACGGGGATTCTTACCCGGTTTCGAGTCCGGCTGCTGCTGGCCTTCGCGTTGATCGTCGGCGCGCTGGCGGGGCTGAGCCCGGCGGGCTGGTGCGATCTGGATACGATTTATCTGGCCAACGGCCAGCGACTGCAAGGCAAGGTCCTGCAAATTACCGGCGACTTCGTGGAATATCGCACGGCGACCGGCGCGGTGGGCCTGGTGAGGCGTCTGGAGATGGCCAGTCGTATGGATCGCATTGAAACGCGCACCGACCGGCGCTATGAAGGCGAGATCAAGAATCTGGGCAGCTTTATTGCCGAGATTCACAGCCCGCTGATTGGCCAGCGCGAGGTGTGGCGTCTGTT
Coding sequences:
- the ligA gene encoding NAD-dependent DNA ligase LigA; this translates as MTASTFDSRADRERLDALRQTLDRHNYLYYVLDKSELPDADYDALYRELLALEARHPDWVTFDSPSQRVGAAPAAGFQTIRHPQRLYSLDNVFNPAELRAWQERLAKQADIDSQRLRYVAELKIDGLAISLVYENGALRYGATRGDGLEGEDITASLKTIRSIPLRAPVTGMLDAPFELPERFEIRGEAFMPTQSFIRLNEEQRAKGQKEFANPRNAAAGSLRQLDPQIAASRQLDAFFYGVTPLSGETGASTQWERLAWLRAMGFKTSPACAACNSIEAVQDFIAHWEGRRAELSFATDGAVVKVDDLALQDALGYTAKSPRWAVAWKYPPEIRQTRVEAIELSVGRTGVITPVAIMSPVFISGSLVQRASLHNFDELAARDVRVGDVVRLQKAAEIIPEILDVVLGERPDPPPAPVSPPTQCPACQTPVVRREGEIALRCPNRSECPAQLANRLEHWASRAAMNIDGLGPALIEQLLNAELASSPADLYQLTPESLMTLDRMAAKSAQNVYEAIQASRQRPLASVLFGLGIRHVGKETALALAQRFHSVDALMEASIEDLAAVDGVGALVAESVALFFADADNRILIDALRARGVRLAESPSQADAALSDALAGKTLVLTGTLPTLKRAEAETLIRRHGGKLSSSVSKKTDFVLAGESPGSKYDKALALGVAVLDEAAFLSLLASAAPDERGS
- a CDS encoding GGDEF domain-containing protein, producing MALSSLRFGAQPQAFPATRDSGARSGDSFGGITAPRALLAPRFGQDRDPLAALPESRNFRRSNPLDQLAKLELIFKMLISLLERCEKRIPIAAPILSQAHNLLDLGMGTVQNLRNLVGRDALTGVPNRQSYDDALKQRSDEAKARQGDFTTLMLDIDHFKKVNDTLGHEGGDRVLRQVAESVQRYLENQKGDPQVFRYGGEEFAILASGLTRDESQALAQGVCNAVRAIDWEGERRSDYKLNEAGLDYIRNQRDHGAMTVSVGACHAQFSNPDDIQTFEKPEVLTKAADSRLYFAKKSGRNRACL
- a CDS encoding WecB/TagA/CpsF family glycosyltransferase translates to MQTHANFALEDSPRTADVLGIPVRCVDADRALRLIETALEQTAVQNAPAQEAYLGDPGRTTPLHVVTLNPEMIMQAQQDPELDDILKTAGLSIPDGAGVVWALRRQGIAVQRLPGIELAEALLARAAQRGWPVAFIGAQAATLDAAIAALSTRYPGLAVAYAHHGFFSTDEEEAACAQACADARPKAVFVALGAPRQEKWIRRHAGRFTPNTALLGVGGSLDVWSGLKRRAPAVLRRLNLEWAYRIASEPWRLQRTYKTLPLFALKVLCYRGSCDAPASRPS
- a CDS encoding transketolase, with protein sequence MSLHPPSSRLSVPQLREIAAKLRPVALSMIFEAQSGHPGTSFSCLEILLALWLDHMRHDPAQPDWPDRDRFVLSKGHGAPALYAVLMEAGYIPWAEQPTLRRIHSNLQGHPASRYVAGVDVSTGSLGQGLSCAVGMALGHRLDGRSSRVYALLGDGECQEGNVWEAVMSAAHHKVNRLTAIVDRNGLQIDGATENVKALGELAPKFSAFGWQTLEADGHDFEDLRRALAEADRLADASDRPTVIIARCVKGKGVSFMENAAGWHGKAPNRDEFDRAMSELNATLAGFQS
- a CDS encoding endonuclease/exonuclease/phosphatase family protein; translation: MIKDNPAMRWLLWMFCLGLLAVAIGCLWLSPRYWPFEMLSAFWPQYLAAFFALGLAAAFSWRPALALFALAGVALAGVALKSLLAPAPAPPLSTHAASFTMMQANLHDENIDHQRFFKFVGSNHPDILALQEVTPHWMRAIRANENLMTRYPYRLIGNGGDTTLLSRFPLAHARREFIPPYDSYLSAQVRLENRVVQVFVIHPEHPTSGSSARRQRGVFDALIAKGRQTPNPFLIVGDFNATPWSYQFNRLKSSLSLTDTAQQGLGFPPSWPVGWGPLMIPIDHCLVSPGLRVTQRTVGPALGSDHLPARMTLALE